In Pocillopora verrucosa isolate sample1 chromosome 13, ASM3666991v2, whole genome shotgun sequence, one genomic interval encodes:
- the LOC136277790 gene encoding uncharacterized protein, with the protein MVKVGLSRFQELIGELASVYHRYYSRCVENSYNLASFSKDLRRDSCTKSSCFKRKSDVFKDTHVEDGSLQKSHELSLFGVKNFGSTNLLEHHNRFNIAGKLGFDVGNSSSGGETNAAARTRVYHRKTKSTKVEIGYTKHDGVAAVQMEVLVNESPCWAAKAIVTDVNLQAKFRVGKESEEQANKDSGKAAFSGAYQNDEVMLLGEDGQSSF; encoded by the exons atggtaaaggtagggttaagtcgattccaagagctgataggggaattggcaagcgtgtatcacagatattACTCAAGATGTGTGGAAAATTCGtacaatctggcttcg TTTTCGAAAGACCTTCGGCGAGATTCGTGTACAAAAAGCTCCTGTTTTAAGCGCAAAAGTGATGTCTTTAAAGACACTCATGTAGAAGACGGAAGCCTCCAAAAGTCTCACGAACTTTCTTTATTTGGGGTTAAGAACTTTGGAAGCACAAACTTACTTGAGCATCACAACAGATTTAATATTGCTGGAAAACTAGGATTTGATGTGGGCAACTCTTCCTCAGGTGGAGAAACAAATGCTGCCGCAAGAACTCGTGTCTATCATAGGAAAACAAAATCTACCAAAGTAGAGATTGGGTATACTAAACATGACGGTGTCGCTGCAGTCCAAATGGAGGTACTTGTAAATGAATCTCCTTGTTGGGCGGCAAAAGCAATTGTAACAGATGTGAATCTTCAAGCGAAGTTTAGAGTGGGAAAG GAATCAGAAGAACAAGCAAACAAGGACTCTGGAAAAGCCGCATTCTCTGGAGCATATCAGAATGAT GAGGTGATGTTACTTGGCGAGGATGGACAAAGCAGTTTCTGA
- the LOC136277788 gene encoding tetratricopeptide repeat protein 28-like: MTNAAEILKSVQIGLDVAIFFLNTDRGLQATELCNECLFLLHKIDSGIDLDHDISDILFNVYYATSGYTNAARYTTKLIDKFFVAGGLTIQLGDKYKAKCWFSEAKQLCKSALTIFKAIGRRREEAVVYARHGSLCWILSEYQKAKEYYEKALAITIEIGDRNGEEITYGSLGNLIQDLGEYQKAKEYNEKAIAIAIEIEIGDRNREGTTYGNLGGVFESLGKYQKAKEYHEKALAIAIEIGDRNGERRTYGNLGNVFQSLCEYQKAKEYYEKTLAIAIEIGDRNGEGTTYGNLGSVFQSLGEYQKAKEYHEKTIAIAIEIGDRNGEGRTYGNLGNVFQSLGEYQKAKEYHEKALAIAIEIGDRIGEGRTYGNLGSVFQSKGEYQKAKEYHEKALAIAIEIGDRNGEGTTYGNLGSVFQSLGEYQKAKEYHEKALAIAIEIGDRNREGTTYGNLGEIGDRNGEGTTYGDLGKVFQSLGEYQKAKEYYEKAIAIAKGMGVKGNECLGYLALGNVYCPLSKYRQAREEFDKALSIGTAIGIRGVEAGALTGLADVFAFINDNQKAKEHLQKALTISKECGDKCLEGIIYLKLGDLCTSLGECDEAEDYLEKARFMSSRIGDIGTEFKSLLCITLLKVSQSMVVEAKEHLLRCIGKYEQLRNFLKGNKEFEISLFEAHGSFPYQFLTNLLCNADKFQDALYVEELGRARVLVESMTEKFSVESHISADPQSWFGIENIVKKESNSVFLYISYRERQVCLWVLKANGDISFRVNDEVQDRTLIPEKVYNVEGIFKKSAASFGVLPTANCEDRSLDGNVTTSLFEESRATLRDDESKETERIHHLCYKWIIAPVADLLTEPEIIIVPDRFSYRVPFAALRDESAGKYLSETYRIRIVRSLTTLRLIQDCPADYHSETGALIVGDPTVGQAYYNGRVANFVPLSCARKEAAMVGRLLGVQPLLGESATKQAVLQAIPSVSLIHVAAHGNAERGEIALSPKCPKFTTNSFPQEEDYLLTMSDIFGAQVRAKLVVLSCCHSARGLVKAEGVLGIARAFLASGARSVLVASWAIADEATEQLMNHFYKHLVRGESASESLHQAVKWLRSNGFPKPKQWAPLVLMGDKVTFDFTYIGKEEHKEDNNKEEKKQSNN; this comes from the exons ATGACTAACGCAGCAGAAATCCTAAAGTCAGTTCAGATTGGTTTAGATGTCGCCATATTCTTTCTCAACACTGATCGTGGCCTACAAGCGACCgagttatgtaatgaatgttTATTTCTACTTCACAAAATTGACTCTGGTATTGACCTTGATCATGATATCTCCGATATATTATTCAATGTGTACTACGCCACCTCTGGTTATACAAATGCAGCACGATACACCACAAAACTTATTGATAAGTTTTTTGTCGCCGGAGGACTTACCATTCAACTGGGAGacaaatacaaagcaaaatGTTGGTTTTCAGAGGCAAAGCAACTTTGTAAAAGCGCTCTTACCATCTTCAAAGCTATTGGCCGCCGAAGAGAAGAGGCAGTGGTTTACGCAAGACATGGATCTCTTTGTTGGATCCTcagcgaatatcagaaggcgaaggaatattacgagaaagcacttgccatcacaATAGAAATCGgtgacagaaatggagaagaaaTAACATACGGGAGCCTCGGAAATCTGATTCAAgaccttggcgaatatcagaaggcgaAAGAATATaacgagaaagcaattgccatcgcgatagaaatcg aaatcggcgacagaaatagagaaggaacaacatacgggaaccttggaGGTGTGTTTGAatcccttggcaaatatcagaaggccaaagaatatcacgagaaagcacttgccatcgcgatagaaatcggcgacagaaatggagaaagaagaacatacgggaacctcggaaatgtgtttcaatccctttgcgaatatcagaaggccaaagaatattacgagaaaacacttgccatcgcgatagaaatcggcgacagaaatggagaaggaacaacatacgggaacctcggaagtgtgtttcaatcccttggcgaatatcagaaggccaaagaatatcacgagaaaacaattgccatcgcgatagaaatcggcgacagaaatggagaaggaagaacatacgggaacctcggaaatgtgtttcaatcccttggcgaatatcagaaggccaaagaatatcacgagaaagcacttgccatcgcgatagaaatcggcgacagaattggagaaggaagaacatacgggaacctcggaagtgtgtttcaatCCAaaggcgaatatcagaaggccaaagaatatcacgagaaagcacttgcgatcgcgatagaaatcggcgacagaaatggagaaggaacaacatacgggaaccttggaagtgtgtttcaatcccttggcgaatatcagaaggccaaagaatatcacgagaaagcacttgccatcgcgatagaaatcggcgacagaaatagagaaggaacaacatacgggaaccttggaG aaatcggcgacagaaatggagaaggaacaacatacggggACCTCGGAAAagtgtttcaatcccttggcgaatatcagaaggcgaaagaatattacgagaaagcaattgcaATCGCAAAAGGAATGGGAGTCAAAGGAAACGAATGTTTAGGATACTTAGCCCTCGGAAATGTTTATTGCCCGCTTAGTAAATATCGTCAAGCTAGAGAAGAGTTCGATAAAGCACTGAGCATTGGTACAGCAATTGGAATAAGAGGAGTAGAAGCAGGTGCTCTCACAGGTTTGGCAGATGTGTTCGCTTTTATCAATGACaatcagaaagcaaaagaacatCTTCAGAAGGCGCTCACCATTAGCAAGGAATGTGGCGATAAATGTCTTGAAGGAATAATTTACCTCAAGCTCGGAGATCTATGCACATCGCTTGGTGAATGTGATGAGGCAGAAGATTACTTAGAGAAGGCTCGTTTCATGAGCAGTAGAATTGGTGACATAGGGACTGAGTTTAAAAGCCTTCTCTGCATCACACTGTTAAAGGTATCGCAATCAATGGTTGTGGAAGCAAAGGAACATCTCCTTCGATGTATCGGAAAATATGAACAATTGAGGAATTTTcttaaaggaaacaaagagtttgAAATATCTCTGTTCGAGGCGCACGGTTCTTTTCCCTACCAGTTCCTCACTAACTTGCTTTGCAACGCTGACAAATTTCAAGACGCTCTTTATGTCGAGGAGCTGGGACGAGCGAGAGTCCTGGTAGAATCTATGACAGAGAAGTTTTCCGTTGAAAGCCACATTTCAGCTGATCCACAATCATGGttcgggattgaaaacatcgtGAAAAAGGAGAGTAACTCTGTCtttttgtacatttcgtatcgtgAGCGGCAAGTTTGTCTCTGGGTTTTGAAAGCAAATGGAGACATTTCCTTTCGAGTAAACGACGAAGTGCAAGACCGCACTCTTATTCCTGAGAAAGTTTACAACGTggaaggaattttcaaaaagagtGCCGCCAGCTTTGGCGTTTTACCCACAGCGAattgcgaagatcgatctttgGATGGTAACGTAACGACATCTCTTTTTGAAGAAAGCCGAGCAACTTTGCGCGATGACGAAAGCAAAGAAACCGAAAGAATTCATCATTTGTGTTACAAATGGATCATCGCTCCCGTGGCAGATTTACTTACAGAGCCTGAAATTATCATTGTGCCGGATCGTTTCTCGTAtcgagtcccatttgctgccttgcgtgATGAATCAGCCGGAAAGTATCTATCGGAGACTTACAGAATCCGTATCGTCCGTTCACTGACGACCCTCCGACTCATTCAAGATTGTCCAGCAGATTATCACAGTGAAACTGGTGCACTTATAGTGGGTGATCCAACGGTTGGCCAGGCCTACTACAATGGACGTGTCGCTAACTTTGTACCATTGTCCTGTGCTAGAAAGGAAGCAGCGATGGTTGGTCGACTGCTAGGAGTTCAGCCTTTGTTAGGAGAGTCTGCAACTAAGCAGGCAGTACTTCAAGCGATACCTTCAGTGAGTCTCATACATGTTGCCGCACATGGAAATGctgaaagaggagagattgcccttTCGCCTAAATGTCCTAAATTTACCACCAACAGTTTTCCACAAGAAGAAGACTACCTCTTGACAATGTCCGATATTTTCGGAGCTCAAGTGCGAGCAAAACTGGTGGTActaagctgttgtcacagtgcgCGTGGATTGGTTAAAGCCGAAGGAGTTcttggaatcgctcgagcattCTTAGCATCCGGTGCACGTTCGgtgttggtagcatcgtgggcCATAGCAGACGAAGCAACGGAGCAGCTCATGAATCATTTCTACAAGCACCTTGTacgtggagaaagtgccagtgaatctcttcaccaggccgtAAAATGGTTGAGAAGCAACGGCTTTCCCAAACCCAAACAGTGGGCTCCATTGGTGCTGATGGGAGACAAGGTGACATTTGATTTCACGTACATTGG GAAAGAGGAACACAAGGAGGACAACAATAAGGAAGAGAAGAAACAGAGTAACAACTGA